In Anaerolineales bacterium, the sequence GGTTATCTGGCGCGCCCCGGGGCTCTGTTCACGCCGCTGACCTTGATCGGCCTGGCTTTGCTGGTGGCCGCCCTGGCGGTGCAGCCCTTCCTGTACGCGGCCTTGCTGATCTGCATGGCCGCTTTGCTGCTGATCCCTGCGCTGCTGCGGGAGAAAGCCAGGCCTGGGCTGGGCCTGCAGCGCTATTTGCAATTCCAGGTCTTTGCGGTGCCCTTCATCCTGTTCACCGGCTGGATCCTTTCCGGCGTGGAGGCCAACCCAAGCAACACCATGCTGGTGCTGCGCGCCAGCATGCTGCTGGCCCTGGGGTTCGGCTTCCTGCTGGCCCTATTCCCTTTCCATAGCTGGATACCTCTGCTGGGCGGAGAAAGCCATCCCTACGTCTTTGGGTATACCGTGTTCTTCCTACCGGCGACGGGGATGATCTTTGCGCTGAGCTTCTTTGACCGCTACGCCTGGCTGCGCGAAGCCAACTTCAGCGCGCCGCTGCTGCTGGCCGGCGGGCTGATGGCGCTGCTGGGTGGGCTGTGGGCTGCCCACGAACGCCAGCTGGGCCGAATGTTTGGCTATGCGGCGGTGCTGCTGAGCGGCTACTGCGTGCAGGCCATCGGCCTGGGCGGCGCAGCCGGTGTACAAGCACTCTTCGCCCTGCTGATCGGTCAGGGGCTGGCGGTTTGGGCCTGGGCGACGGCGCTCAGCCGGCTGCCGCAGCAGGAAGCTACCACACCAGAAGGGCTGACCGCGCAGGCGCCCAGCCAACCCCTGACCATTACAGTGCTGCTGGTGGCCCTGGCCAGCCTGGCGGGACTGCCCCTGCTGGGCGTCTTTCACGGCCGCTTGGCGGTTTTGGACGAGACGGTGGTGCAAGCGCCCTGGGCAGCCTTGGCGGCCCTGGCGGGCAGCCTGGGCCTGCTGGCGGCAGGCTACCGTCTGCTGGCTGCAACCCTGGCCGCCCAGGGGCAGCGGGCCAAAGGCTGGGTGGAAGAAGCCCAGCCAGCAGACAACAGCAAGTCCAGCGACCTGCAACATATCTATATCTGGGGGTTCGCCGCTTTTAGCGCAATCCTACTGTTTGGCAGCGGCCTGTTCCCCCAGCTGTTTTTGGGTGCGGTACCTGAGTTGGCGGCGCTGTTCAGCCAGCTGATGCGCTAAGGCATCTCTCATCCCCTGCATGCTATAATCCCAAATCCCGGCCTGAAAGGGCTTCATTGAGACTCAATGGAAAAAGAACAACTGGAAAAGAAAGTAGAGTGGCTGGACGCGGAACGCCGCAAGGCCCTGGACACCATCGCAGCCCTGGAAGCGCGCCTGGCCAAGCTGGAAAGCCAACCCAAACAGGAAAACCAGAGCAAGACGCTGACCAGCCATAAAACGCGCCTGGATACTTACGGGAAACAATTGGCGGAACTGGACAAGCTGCTGAAAAGCCAGCAAAGCGCCGAAAAGAAAGATCTGCAGGACGTCAAGAAGAAAACCAGCCAGTTGGAAAAAAGCTTTGCGCAGGAAAACAAAAGCGTAAACAAGCTGCTGCAGGACTTCCGCCAGGAGATCCTGGAAATTCAGTCGATGCAGAAATCGATCCATGGGCATCGTGAGCAGCTCGCCCAGCTGGAAGGCCGCATTGAGACGGTCTACGAAAGCATTCAAGACGTGATCACCGGCGAGCAAAAGCGCAGCCAATTGGCGAAAAGCCTGGAAGACGCCAGCCGGGAAGACGCGGAGCGCTTGACCCAGATGCACGCTGAAGTCGCCGCCCTGCTAACCCGCTTGGAATCCACGGCGAAGCAAAATGAAAACCTGTACAACTCCCATCGCAAAGTGGAAAAGCGCATGGATGAGCTGTACAACGCAGAAACCACCCGCCGCCAGGAACATGAAGACGCACAGCAAAAGCTGAGCCTGATGCAAGTCGAGAATGAACGCAGCTGGAAGCAGTGGGCTCAGCGCCTGGAAGCGTTCGAGAAGCAGTCCGCCCAAATTCCGCAGCAGCTCAGCTCACTGGAAAGCACCGAGATGGCCGTAAAACGCGCTCAGCGCTCGTTTGAAGACCTGATCGACAAGATCAACCGTCGCATCAACGAGCTCAACGAGATCCAGCGGCTGGGAGACCAGCGCTTCCGCCAGGAATGGTCTACCTTCCAGACCGATGCGCAAAAGCGCTGGTCGAACTTCACCCTAACCCAGGAAGAGCAGCAGCGCGAGCGCGGCCGGCAATATGAAAAGATGAGCGAGCAGGTGCAACGTATGGAAGATACCCTGCGTGAATTGCAGGATGGCCTGCAGCACCTGAATGACCAGTCGGAACGCAACCTGCAGGCGCTGCTGGAACTGGCCCGTGACTCGCTGGCCGAGAACGAGCGCTTTCTAAGCAACTCCCGTTAAGTGATAAAAACGGCGGCCCATGGGCCGCCGTTTTTATTTGGCTTGCAGCAGCCGCGCGATCAGCGCGTCCAATTCCTCATCAGAATAATAGAACAGAGTGATCTTGCCGCCTTTGCCGCTGTGCTGCAGGCTGACCTTGGTGCCCAACGCATCGCGCAGTTCGGCCTGCAGGGCACTCACGTCAGCCGATGGAGGGCGCTTGACCGGCGCGGCGGGCTTGTGGCCTTTGAGCTTACGCACCAGCTCTTCCGTCTGGCGCACGTTGAGGTTTTGACTGAGCACGGTGGCCAAGGCGGCGTTCTGCGCCTTGTCACCGTCCAACGCCTTGAGGGCGCGCCCGTGGCCCTCTGAAATGCGTCCGGCGGCCAGGGCCTGCTTGACCGCCGCGGAAAGCTCCAGCAAACCGATGGTGTTGGTGATGGCCACGCGGCTTTTGCCCACACGCTGGGCAATCAGCTCATGCGAGAGGCCAAAGTCCTTATGCAGCTGCTGATAGGCCTCGGCTGCTTCCAATGGGCTCAGGTCGGCGCGCTGCACATTCTCGATGAGGGCCAGCTCCATCAGGGCCTGGTCGTCCGCCTCGCGCAGCACCACCGGCACATGGGTCAACCCGGCGAGTTTGGCGGCCTGCCAGCGACGTTCGCCGGCGATGAGCGTGTAGCCGTCCCCAGGGCCGCGCTTGACGATCAGCGGTTGGATGACGCCGTGCATGCGGATCGATTCGGCCAGTTCCTGCAACTGCTCCGGCTGGAAGACGGTGCGCGGCTGGTGCGGGTTGGGGCGAATATTTTCCACAGCGGCCTGGTGCACGTCAGACGCGGAGATCTCGCTTTCCCGCGGGATGAGCGCATCCAGGCCTTTGCCCAGTCGCGAGGCCATCAGACGCCCACCTGCACAGCTACACCGTCTTTGCGCAGCAGCTCTTCCGCCAAGGCGCGGTGGGCTTCGCCGCCGGGGGAGTGCGGAAAATAGGCCAGGATGGGCATGCCGTGCGACGGGGCTTCTGCCAGGCGCACGCTGCGCGGAATGATGGCGTCAAAGGTCTGCTGGGGGAAGTGGCGGCGGACTTCGTCGACCACTTCTTGCGAGAGATTGGTGCGGTTATCGAACATGGTCAGCAGCACGCCGCGCACCTTGAGACCAGGGTACAGGGCTTTGCGCACACGCTCAATGGTCTCCAGCAACATGCCCAAGCCTTCCAAAGCCAGGTATTCACACTGCACCGGGATGATCAGGCCATCCTGGGCGGCCACCATGCCGTTGAGGGTCAGCAGGCCGAGAGAGGGCGGGCAGTCGATCAAAATATAGTCATAGCGGTCCTGCAGACCGGCCAGCGCCTTCTTCAACTGCGTCTCGCGCGCCAGGGCATTGACCAATTCGACCTCCGCCCCGGCCAAGGCCGGGGAGGAGGGCAGCAGGGAAAGTTTGAACTGCTTGTTATGCAGAATACTCTCTGCGGCAGGCTTGAGGCCGGTCAGCGCTTCATAGGTGCCGGACTTGACGGTCTGCTTGTCCACGCCCAGGCAGGAGGTGGCATTGGCCTGGGGGTCCAGATCGACCAGCAGCACGCGCTGGCCCAGATCGGCCAGGTAGGCGCCCAGGTTGATGGTGGTGGTGGTTTTGCCCACGCCGCCCTTCTGATTGACAAGCGTGTAAATGCGGGCCATCAAAACGCCTCAGTGAGGCCGGAGCTGAGCAGATCGACGACATCATCCCCGCTGGGCACACCGGCCAAGCCGTGATAGTTTACCGAGCGGGTGGCCAGCTGGCTGGCCAGCTTGGCGGCTTGCAGCGGGTCGGCGTTCTGGTACATGCTTATAAAGAAGGCGGCCGCAAAAACATCGCCGGCCCCGGTGGGGTCCAGCGCTTCGGCCGCAGCGGGCTGCACGCTGAGCTGTTCGCCCTGCGTGTAGATGTGGACGGCCGCCGCGCCGTCGGTGACCACCAGTAGCGGGCAGGCGGCCGCCAGGCGTTCGATCTGGGCCTGGTCGCCGCCCAGGTCCTCGCGGGCCAGCACGCAGGCATCTGCCTGGGCCAGCACGTGCTCGGCTTCTTCCCATTCGGCGCGGTGTACCTGGCCATCCGGCCCCCAGCCGCGCAGCCAGCCTTGCGGGGTCACGCCGAGGAACGAATCATCAAAAAAGGAAAGGATGCGGGCGGAGACTTCCTGCGCCACCGGGGCCAGATGCAAGATGCGCGGGGCGCGCCAGGCCTCTGGAATGAAGTGGAAGTCCAACTGCGGGCCGAGGCTGGGCAGATAGCGCTGAGCGCGGTCGCCGGTGGCGGTGTAGATGTTCTCAAAAGTGCTGCTGCGCTCGGCGCCCAGGTTGAGGATGGGGATGTCCACCAGAGGGCCAAGGGGCAATTCCTCGCCCCAGGCGGTCAGGATGCCCGGCCGCCAGCCAAAGGCTTTGGCGGTAAGGGCCGCATAAGCCGCCGAGCCGCCCAGGCGCGGACCGAGGGCGGTTTGGTCGATGGTGATGTGACCCACGACCAGGTAGTCTATGGCTTCAAAACGGCCCAGGTGATGCATGGCGTGGATTATAGCTGATAGCTGATTGGCTCTTAGTTGCTGGCTGCCTGATAGCGAACAATTGCATAAAAAACCGGGCTAATTTATACTCCTTGCAACTTTGTTTGGGGAATAGCACCTCCCCCGCGCTTCAGCCAGCAAGGGTGGCGTTCTACAAAGCGCACAACAACTTGCTAACAGAATATGCGAAAAACCCTCCGCCCTCCCGCTGGCGTGGCGCTAGTCGTATCCTTGGCTTTGTTGTTCGCCTCACCAGCGCCTGCCGCCGCCGCGCCCGGCCCGCTGTGCTATGTGCGCCCTGGCGGCCCGGGGCCGGATGGGGATTCCTGGGCCACGGCCTATGCCAACCCTCAAGATGCCCTGGCAGACCACAGCTGCACAGAAATCTGGGTAGCTGGGGGCACTTATCTGCCGGACGAATCTGACCCCGGCAACCAAACCCTCAGCTTCGGCCTCAAGACCAGCGTAGAGATCTATGGCGGTTTTGTGGGCACGGAATCCCAGCGGGACCAGCGGAATTGGCTGGCCAACCAAACCATCCTCAGCGGCAACATTGGCGCCCCAGGCGATAACACGGACAACAGCTACCATGTAGTGGTCGGCAACGCCGGCCCTTCCAGCATACTGGACGGCTTCATCATCCGTGACGGCTACGCCCATGGGCTCGGCGGTGGGCATAACCTAGGTGGCGGCATCTTGATAAACAGCGGCAGCCCGACACTACGCAACCTGAGGATCGCAGACAATCAAGGCGCACTCGGCGGCGGCATGTACGTTGGCCAGGGCAACCCGGTGCTTAACCAAGTCATCTTTATCGACAATTCCGCCGACTTTGCAGGGGGTATGTATGCCCAAGAAGGAAGCTCCACGCTGACCGATGTCACCTTTGATAGAAATGAGGCTACCAGCGCGTTGGGCGGCTGGGGCGGCGGTTTGGCGATCGCTACCAGCACGACCAGCGCCACGCTGAACAACGTGACCTTCTCCCGCAACACGGCACAAGGCCCGGGTGGCGGCATGTACAACGGGGGCAATGTCTTGCTGACCAATGTCACTTTCGCTTTCAACGAGTCCGTTTCCGGAGGTGGCGCCTTTCACAATTTGGACAGCGGCGCCACGATCAACCATGCCACCTTTCGGGACAATGACGGCCTGGGCGACAGTCTGATGCTGGAGGCCGGTGCAGTCACCGTGACCAACAGCTTGTTTGGTATCACAACGGCCGCTCACTTCAATTTGACCGGGCGGCAGCCTGGCTGTCATCGACAGCCTGGTGCCGGTGGCCTGCCCGCTGATCGCCGGCTTAGCCTGCACCAACGTAATTGTCGGCGCCACGCTGCTGGGCGCGCTGCAGAACAACGGCGGCTTCACCCAGACAATGCATATTGAGTCTGGTTCGCCGGCGATCGATGCCGGTGGGGTTAACGCCGCTTGCGCCGCCACATAGCAGCGCGGTGTCCCCCGCCCTCAGCTTGCTGCCTGCGACCTGGGCGCCTATGAATTTATTGACCACGCCGCCGGCCCGCGCTGCTATGTGGATGCGGACATTAGCTGGGCGGGCAGCGGCAGTTCTTGGGCCGCCGCCTATCGCGACCTGCAGCATGCCCTGATCAACAGTAACTGCAAGGAAATCTGGGTAGCCGAGGGTACTTACAAGCCGGACAGCGGCACCGGTGACCGCGATATTAGCTTCGTGCTCCCGTTCACCGGAGTGGAGATTTATGGCGGCTTCACTGGCATCGAGACCCTACTGAGCGAGCGCGATTGGCAGGCGAACCCCACCATCCTCAGCGGCGAGATCGGCGCGTTGGGCTCCACGGACAATTCCTACCACGTGGTCATCGTCGGCGGGCCACACCTCCCGATCGTGCTGGACGGCTTCACCATCCGCGATGGCTATGCCGATGGGCCAGGCTTGCATACCGAGGGCGGCGGCATGTATATCGACGGCGGCAGCCCCACGCTCGCCAATCTGATAATTAGGGACAACCATGCGCCCCTGGTCGGCGGCAATGGCGGCGGCATGTTAAATAGTGCGGGCTCTAACCCGGCTTTGGTGAACGTTGCCTTGATTAGCAACACCACTGCTGGACAAGGCGGCGGGATCTACAACCGGACCTCAAACCCCTCCCTTTTGGATGTCACGTTTACCATGAATTCGGCCTTTGCTGGCGGCGGGATGGCCAACCTCAACAGCGACCCGTTTATAGATAACACCACGTTCGATCGAAACAGTGCTGTCAATTCAGGTGGCGGTATCAGTAACCTGAGCAGTGACCCGGTTCTCAACAACGTAACTTTCCACAACAACACTGCGCCCGTTGGAGCCGCCATGGAGAATGCCGGCGGCATGCAGACTTTGAACAATGTGACCTTCAGCGACAACACAGCCTCCCTTCAGGGCGGCGCTATGCGCAATGGTGTCAACAGCAATATGCAAATCAACAACAGCATCCTGTGGGGCAATACACCGGGTGAAATTGTGAGTGTATCTGCTGGAGTGACCCTCACCATCAACGACAGTTTGGTGCAAGGCGGCTGTCCAGTCGGGCTCGGAACCATCACTTGCAGCGGCGCGCGGCTGACTGCCGACCCGCTGCTCGGCCCGCTACAAGACAACGGCG encodes:
- a CDS encoding ParA family protein, giving the protein MARIYTLVNQKGGVGKTTTTINLGAYLADLGQRVLLVDLDPQANATSCLGVDKQTVKSGTYEALTGLKPAAESILHNKQFKLSLLPSSPALAGAEVELVNALARETQLKKALAGLQDRYDYILIDCPPSLGLLTLNGMVAAQDGLIIPVQCEYLALEGLGMLLETIERVRKALYPGLKVRGVLLTMFDNRTNLSQEVVDEVRRHFPQQTFDAIIPRSVRLAEAPSHGMPILAYFPHSPGGEAHRALAEELLRKDGVAVQVGV
- a CDS encoding sortase, giving the protein MDADISWAGSGSSWAAAYRDLQHALINSNCKEIWVAEGTYKPDSGTGDRDISFVLPFTGVEIYGGFTGIETLLSERDWQANPTILSGEIGALGSTDNSYHVVIVGGPHLPIVLDGFTIRDGYADGPGLHTEGGGMYIDGGSPTLANLIIRDNHAPLVGGNGGGMLNSAGSNPALVNVALISNTTAGQGGGIYNRTSNPSLLDVTFTMNSAFAGGGMANLNSDPFIDNTTFDRNSAVNSGGGISNLSSDPVLNNVTFHNNTAPVGAAMENAGGMQTLNNVTFSDNTASLQGGAMRNGVNSNMQINNSILWGNTPGEIVSVSAGVTLTINDSLVQGGCPVGLGTITCSGARLTADPLLGPLQDNGGLTHTFALGAASPAIDAGNSSTCLAADQRGVTRPQYAGCDMGAYEYDGALPPAEGGRSQRGSKGIDPGGLTRLDFGRIAVLVPAGALFGDGQDCSVSIEMRGDSAEFGFQLDDTVWDVKVLCKERPVNLFQLPLSVCIRPVDGVTGDKNVYHRHAEADFAPLAGSNDLPGFVCGKTRTLSLFTLGQLALPATGFAPGAVTQMAVQPVELTYAASDMTLSIPKLGLELDILGVPQGPNGWDVSWLSTDQAGYLYGTTFPTWKGNSVLTAHVWNADNTPGPFYALKNLQHGDRFSISAYGQTYIYEVRSNRLINESNLNVLASSSNYSQITLITCETFDAASGEYLYRRAVGAVLVSVSQ
- a CDS encoding ParB/RepB/Spo0J family partition protein — its product is MASRLGKGLDALIPRESEISASDVHQAAVENIRPNPHQPRTVFQPEQLQELAESIRMHGVIQPLIVKRGPGDGYTLIAGERRWQAAKLAGLTHVPVVLREADDQALMELALIENVQRADLSPLEAAEAYQQLHKDFGLSHELIAQRVGKSRVAITNTIGLLELSAAVKQALAAGRISEGHGRALKALDGDKAQNAALATVLSQNLNVRQTEELVRKLKGHKPAAPVKRPPSADVSALQAELRDALGTKVSLQHSGKGGKITLFYYSDEELDALIARLLQAK